The segment CGCCCTTGTCCACCCATTTGCGCGCCATCACCGCCGGGTCTTCGCCGAAGGTGGTGGACTGGTCCATATCGCCCTGCTTGAGGCGCACACAGTGACCGTCTTTCAGATCAATCGCAGGAATGAGAAGCATGATGCTGGGGCAAGGACTAGGGCGGATGCGCGTTCAGGCTGAACCGTGCGAAGAATCAGGGATTCCAGTGGAGGAAGTTGCGATAGAGGGCCAAGCCGTGGGCAGCGCTTTTCTCTGGGTGGAATTGTGTCGCAAAAATATTATCGCGTGCAATCGCCGCCGTGAAGCGGCCACCGTAGTCGGCCTCCCCCGCGCTGTGGCGCGCATCCGACGGTCGGGCATAAAAACTGTGCACGAAATAGTAATAGCTGCCGTCCGGCACGCCGGCCCATACTGGGTGGCGTCCCTGGCCGTGGTCCATCTGCCGCACCTGGTTCCAGCCCATCTGCGGCACCTTGTAGCGGCTGCCATCGGGCTGCAGGCGGCCGGCCAGGTCGAACTTGACGACTTCGCCGGGAATCAGACCCAGGCCGGGTGTGTCCCCCTCGGCACTGTGGTCCAGCATCATCTGCATGCCCACGCAGACGCCGAACAGGGGCTTGGCGGCGGCGGCCTCCAGCACGGCATCGCGCAGGCCGGACTCCTGCAGCTCGCGCATGCAGTCGGGCATGGCGCCCTGCCCCGGCAGCACCACGCGGGCGGCTGCACGCACCTCATCGGGGCGAGAGGTGATGAGCACATGCCAGCCGCTGCCCTGGGCCGCGGCCTGCACGGCCTGCGACACCGAGCGCAGATTGCCCATGCCGTAATCCACCACGGCGACGGTCTTGGCCGGCAGTCCGGAGGTCATACGACTAGAGCGATCCCTTGGTGGATGGGATGGTGCCAGCCGCGCGCGGATCGATTTCCAGCGCGGCGCGCAGGGCACGGGCGAAGGCCTTGAACACCGTCTCGGCCTGGTGGTGGGCGTTTTCGCCGCGCAGGTTGTCGATGTGCAGCGTGACGAAGGCGTGGTTCACGAAACCCTGGAAGAACTCGTAGGCCAGCTGGCTGTCGAAGCTGCCGATCATGCCGCTCTTGAAAGGCACGTGCATCTCCAGGCCGGGGCGGCCGGAGAAATCGATCACCACGCGCGACAGCGCCTCGTCCAGCGGCACATAGGCATGGCCGTAGCGGCGGATGCCTTTCTTGTCGCCCACGGCCCTGGCCACGGCCTGGCCCAGGGTGATGCCCACGTCCTCCACCGTGTGGTGGCCGTCGATGTGCAGATCACCCTTGGCCTGGATGTCCAGGTCAATCAGCCCATGGCGCGCGATCTGGTCCAGCATGTGGTCGAAGAAACCAATGCCGGTGGACAGGCGCGAGACGCCCGTGCCGTCCAGGTTGACCTTGACGGTAATCTGGGTCTCCGCGGTGTTGCGGGACACTTCGGCGGTACGTGGTGTATTCATTAAGCAACCTCCATGCTGCGCATTGCGGTACGAGCGCCTTCGGACGGCCGTGCGGCGCTCATAAGGATTCTTTCAAGGCAGCCAGCATCAACTGGTTTTCCTGCGGGGTGCCCACGGTCAGGCGTAGGCAGTTGACCAGCAGGGGGTGCAGTTTGGACACATTCTTCACCAGGACCTTGCGCGCCTTCATGCCTTCAAAGGTCCGGGCCGCATCGGGCACACGCAGCAGGATCATGTTGGCGTCGCTGTTCCAGGCTCGCACCCCGGGCATGGCCTTCAACGCTTCCAAAATCATAGCACGCTGGGCCTTGATGTCCTGCGCCTGGGCCGCAAAGACGTCGGCATGCTCGAGTGCGAACAGCGCGCACTCGTAGTTCAGCACGCTGACGTTGTAGGGCGGGCGCACCTTGTCGACCTCGGCGATCAGGGCCGCCGGGCCCATCATGTAACCCAGCCGCACGCCGGCCAGCCCGAACTTGGAGAGCGTGCGCATCAGCAGCACGTGGCTGTTGGCCGCCGGCTTGGCGCGGATGCGATCCAGCCAGCTGCGCGAGGCAAAGGGTTGGTAGGCCTCGTCCATCACCACCAGGCCGCCCTGCTCGCCGACGGCGGCGATGATCTTCTCGATCGCCGTGTCGTTCCACAGATTGGCCGTCGGGTTGTTCGGGTAGGCGATGTAGGTGATGGTCGGCTTGTGCTTGGCAATGGCCCCCAGCATGGCCGTCACATCGAGCTCGAACTCGGACGTGAGCGGCACACCATGGAAGGCGAGGCCCTGCAGTTGCGCGCTCATGGCGTACATCACGAAACCCGGCACCGGCGCCAGGATGGAGGCACCCGGCACGTCACAGGCCATGGCCAGCAGGGAAATCAGTTCGTCCGAGCCGTTGCCCAGCATCAGCGCATAGCCCTCGGGCATGCCGGCGTAGGCTGCCAGCGCGGCGCGCAGCTCGTCCACGCGGCCGTCCGGATAGCGGTTCAAGGCCAACTGGCCCAGGCGCCGCCCCAACTCGACCTGCAGCGCAGGCGGCAGGCTGTAGGGGTTCTCCATGGCATCGAGTTTGACCATACCGGCCGACGCCTGGATGGCATAGGCATGCATGGACTGGATGTCCTGGCGGATCAGGCGCTGCAGCTTGGGATCAAGGGGCGTCATTTCTTCGGGGCTTTCAGGCGCATCTCGGCCGCGCGGGCATGGGCTTGCAGGCCTTCACCGTGCGCCAGCACCGAGGCGATCTGCCCCAGGGTCTGCGCGCCGGCCTCGCTGACCTCGATCAGGCTGCTGCGTTTCTGGAAATCGTAGACGCCCAGCGGTGAGGAGAAGCGCGCGGTGCCGCTGGTGGGCAGCACGTGATTGGGGCCGGCACAGTAATCACCCAGCGATTCGCTGGTGTACGCACCGAGGAAGATGGCCCCGGCGTGCTTGAGCAGCGGCTCCCACTTGTGCGGATCGTTGCTCGACACCTCGAGGTGCTCGGGCGCAATGCGGTTGCTGATGGCGCAGGCCTCTTCCATGCTGCGCGTGTGGATCAGCGCGCCGCGGCCGTTGAGGGACTTGGCGATGATCTCGGCGCGTGGCATCTCGCCCAGCAGGCGGTCGATCTCGCGCTGCACGGCGTCGATGTAGGCCGCGTCCGGACACAGCAGGATGCTCTGCGCCAGTTCGTCGTGTTCGGCCTGCGAGAACAGGTCCATGGCCACCCAGTCGGCCGGGGTCGTGCCATCGGCCAGCACCAGGATCTCGCTGGGGCCGGCAATCATGTCGATGCCGACCTGGCCGAAGACGCGGCGCTTGGCGCTGGCCACATAGGCATTGCCCGGACCGGTGATCTTGTCCACGCCGGGCACGGTGGCCGTGCCGTAAGCCAGGGCCGCCACGGCTTGGGCGCCACCGATGGTGAAGGCGCGTGTGACGCCGGCCACATAGGCGGCGGCCAGCACCAGTGGGTTTTTCTCGCCCCGCGGCGTGGGCACCACCATGATGATCTCGCCCACCCCGGCCACGTGGGCGGGAATGGCATTCATCAGCACGGAAGACGGATAGGCCGCCTTGCCGCCGGGCACGTAGATGCCCACGCGGTCCAGCGGCGTGACCTTCTGGCCCAGCAAGGTGCCGTCGGCGTCGCGGTAGCTCCAGCTCTCGCCGCTGGCACGCTTTTGGGCCTCGTGGTAGCTGCGCACACGCTGGGCAGCAGCGGTCAGGGCCTCGCGCTGGGCGACCGGCAGGGCCTCGTAGGCGGTTTTCAGTTCGGCCTGTGTCAGTTCCAGGTCCTTGAGCGCGCCAGCCTGCAGACCGTCGAAGCGGGCGGTGTACTCGAGCACGGCCGCGTCACCACGCTGGCGCACGTCGGCCAGGATTTCGGCCACGCGCAACTCGATGGCCGCGTCGGTCTCACCGGACCAGTGCTGGCGCTCCTTGAAGCGCTGCTCAAAGTCAGCTTGCGCGGTGGACAGGCGCAGGGGACGGGCCTGGAAGCTCATGGCTGCCCCAGGGCCTGGCCGAAGGCGTCGATGATGCGGCGGATGGGTTCGCGCTTGAGCTTGAGGGCGGCCTGGTTGACCACCAGGCGCGAGCTGATGTCCATGATGCGCTCGACCTCGACCAGGTGATTGGCCTTGAGCGTGTTGCCGGTGGAGACCAGGTCAACGATGGCATCGGCCAAACCGGTCAGCGGGGCCAGCTCCATGCTGCCATAGAGCTTGATCAGGTCCACGTGCACACCCTTGGCGGCAAAGAATTCGCGCGCGATCGCCACGTACTTGGTCGCCACGCGCAGGCGCGCACCCTGGCGCACGGCGGCCGCGTAGTCATAACCCTCGCGCACGGCCACGCTCACGCGGCACTTGGCGATCTGCAGGTCCAGCGGCTGGTACAAGCCGTCGCTGCCATGTTCGATCAGCGTGTCCAGGCCGGTGATGCCCAGATCAGCACCGCCGTACTGCACATAGGTCGGCACATCGGTGGCACGCACCAGCACCACCCGGACTTCGGGCTGGTTGGTGGCCAGGATGAGCTTGCGGGTTTTCTCGGGATCGTCCAGCACCTCGATGCCGGCCGCCTTGAGCAGGGGCAGGGTCTCGTCGAAGATGCGACCTTTGGAGAGAGCGAGCGTGATCATCTGGTCATTTTCTCACTTGATACGCTCGATGTCCGCGCCTATGGCTGCCAGCTTGGCTTCCATGCGGTCATAACCCCTATCCAGATGATAGATGCGGTCTACCACGGTCTCGCCCTCAGCCACCAAGCCGGCGATCACCAGGCTGGCCGAGGCCCGCAGGTCGGTGGCCATGACAGTGGCGCCCGAGAGATGCGCGACCCCTTCGATCACGGCCACCTTGCCGTCGATCTGGATCCTGGCGCCCAGGCGCACCAGCTCGTTGACGTGCATGAAACGGTTTTCGAAGATGGTCTCGGTCACCTTGGCCGTGCCCTGCGCGATGCAGTTGAGCGCCATGAACTGGGCCTGCATGTCGGTGGGAAAACCCGGGTACTCGGTGGTGCGGAAGCTCTGCGCCTGCAAGCGGCCCTGCGACTGCACGCGGATGCCCTCAGGCAAGGCGGTCACGGTGGCGCCCGCGGCCACCAGCTTCTCGATCACGGCGTCCAGATGGTCGGCGCGCCCATGTTTGAGCACCACATCGCCCCCCGTGGCCGCAACGGCACACAGGAAGGTGCCCGCCTCGATGCGGTCGGCCACCACCTGGTGCTCACAGCCGTGCAAGGCCTCCACGCCCTGGATACGGATGCGGCTGCTGCCGTGCCCCTCGATCCTGGCGCCCATCTTGATGAGCATTTCGGCCAGATCCGGAATCTCCGGCTCCTGTGCCGCGTTTTCCAGGATGGTCTCGCCTTCGGCCAGGGTCGCCGCCATCAGCAGGTTCTCGGTGCCGGTGACGGTGACCATGTCGGTCGTGATGCGCGCGCCCTGCAGACGTTTCCTGCCCTTGGGCAATTTGGCAATCATGTAACCATGCTCGACCGTGATCTCGGCCCCCATGGCCGTCAGGCCCTTGATGTGCTGGTCCACCGGGCGCGAGCCGATGGCGCAGCCGCCGGGCAGCGAGACCGTGGCCTCGCCGAAACGCGCCAGCAAAGGCCCCAGCGCCAGCACCGAAGCGCGCATGGTCTTGACCAGTTCGTAGGGCGCCTCGGGCGAACTCAGCCGGGCCGCGTCGATGCGTACCGTGCCGTCGGCCGACTGCTCAACGCTCACGCCCATGTTGCGGATCAGCTTGAGCATGGTGGCCACGTCCTGCAGACGCGGCACGTTGAGCAGGGTCACCGGTTGCGCCGTCAGCAGGGCCGCACACAACTCGGGCAAGGTGGCGTTCTTGGCGCCGGAGATCGGCACCTCGCCGCGCAACGCGCGGCCACCACGTATCAGCAATTTATCCATGGAAAGTCACCTGGGTTGCGCCGCCCATTCGGCCGGCGTATAGGTTTTCATCGACAGGGCATGCACCTCGTCGGTGTGCATCTTCTGGCCCAGCGTGGCGTAGACGCGCTGGTGGCGCTGGATGGCCCGCTTGCCCTCGAACTCCGGCGACACGATGGTGGCATACCAATGACGGCCGTCCCCGGTGAGCTCGATATGCTCACATTTCAGCCCCGCCGCGATGATGGATTGCAGTTTGTCAGCAGTCATGTTCTCAGCCTCGAATCTTGTAACCGGTGCGTAGCAGGTGCACCGCCAGGCCGCCCACAACGATGAGGGCGGTACCGACGATGGCCAGGCTCAGCCAGGGCGAGACATCGCTTACCCCAAAGAAGCCGTGGCGAAAGCCGTCGATCATGTAGAAAAAGGGGTTGAGATGGCTCACCCCCTGCCAGAAGGCCGGCAGCGAGTGGATGGAATAGAACACGCCGCTGAGGAAGGTCATGGGCATGATGACGAAGTTCTGGAAGGCCGCGAGCTGGTCGAACTTCTCGGCCCACAGGCCGGCAATCAGGCCCAGCGAGCCCAGCAGGGCCGCGCCCAGCACCGCGAAGACCAGGATCCACAACGGCGCCTGGATCGTAAGGTCGGTGAACCAGAAGGTCACCAGGAACACCCCCGAGCCCACCACCAGGCCACGCAGCACTGAAGAGCCGACGTAGGCCAGGTACCAGGCCCAGTGCGACAGGGGCGTGAGCAGCAGGAAGACCAGGTTGCCCATGATCTTGCTCTGGATCAGCGAGGACGAGCTGTTGGCAAAGGCGTTCTGCAGCACGCTCATCATGACCAGGCCGGGGATCAGGAAGGCGGTGTAGCCGATGCGGTCGTAGACCTTGACGTGGTCTTCCAGCACATGGCCGAAAATCAGCAGGTAGAGCACGGCTGTCAGAACCGGCGCGGCAATGGTCTGGAAGCTGACCTTCCAGAAGCGCAGCACTTCCTTGTACAGCAGGGTCTGCCAACCGCTCATTTCTTGTCTCCCATCACCTGGAGAAAGACGTCTTCCAGATCGGCCTTGGTGATCTCGACGTCGTCCACGATCACCCCGGCCTCGCGCACGGCGGCCAGGTAGGTCTCGATCTCGCGCGCGTCATGCGCCGGGAACTGCACGATGCGCCCGGTCACCCGCGCCTGTGCAGCCAGGTCGGCCGGCAACTGGCCCTCGATTTTCATGCGCAGCACATGGCTGGACGCGGTCTTGAGCAACTCGCTGGTGCGTTCCAGCGCCACCACCCGGCCTGCCTTGAGCATGGCAATGCGGCCGCACAGGGCCTCGGCCTCCTCCAGGTAGTGCGTGGTCAACAGCACCGTGTGGCCCTGCTTGTTCAGCCGCGAGATGAAAGCCCACAGGGTCTGGCGCAACTCCACGTCCACGCCGGCGGTGGGCTCGTCCAGCACGATGACCGGCGGCTTGTGCACCAGAGCCTGGGCCACCAGCACGCGCCGCTTCATGCCGCCGGAGAGCTGGCGCATATTGGCCTGGGCCTTGTCGGCCAGGCCCAGGCTGTCCAGCAGTTCGTCGATCCAGGCGTCGTTGTTCTTGACACCGAAGTAGCCGGACTGGATGCGCAGCGTCTCGCGCACATTGAAGAAGGGATCGAACACCAGCTCCTGCGGCACCACGCCCAGCAGCCTGCGCGCCTGCGCGTAGTCGGCCTGCACATCGTGGCCGAGCACGGAGACTTTGCCGCTGCTGGCACGCACCAGGCCGGCCAGGATGCTGATCAGGGTGGTCTTGCCGGCACCATTGGGCCCGAGCAGGCCAAAAAATTCGCCCTGCTCGATGTCCAGGCTGACATCGTCCAGAGCGGCGAAGGTGGCGCCCTTGGGACCGCGGGCGAGCGGGTAGTGCCGGGAGACGGACTGGAAGGAGATGGCGGGCATGGGAACCCGCTATTTTAGGCGGTCGGGAGAGACCCCGGGTTCAGGCGGCCGGCAGCAGCAGTTCGGCCACCCCGTAGAGGCGGGCCAGATCGACCAGCCGGGACGAAAGGCTGCGGATTTCGAAGCCCTTGCCCAGCGCCACGCTGGCACGCCGGAATTCCAGCAGCACCGCCAGCGCCGAGGAATCGAAACGCGTGAGCGAGGCGGCATCCACCACCACCGCCGGACCGGTCTGGGACGGCAGGCCTTGCACCAGCATGCGCAGGCAGGCCGAGGCCTGCTTGTGGGTGAGTTCAGAGGGCAGGACCAGCATGCTCAGGCTTTCTTGGCGTTGGCCTTGTTGCGCTCGACCAGCGAGGCGATCAGGCCGTCGATGCCCTTGGCATGGACTTCCTGGGCAAACTGGCTACGGTAGGTCTCCACCAGCCAGACGCCCATGACGTTGAGGTTGTAGATCTTCCAGCCGCGGCCTTCACCCGGTGTCTTTTCCAGGCGGTAATCGAGCTGGATGGGCTCGGGATTGCCTTTGCCCCTGACTTCCGTGCGCACCACGACTTCCTTGTCGTCGGGTGCCGCACGCATGGGCTTGGCGGTCACGGTCATGTCATTGACCTGGGCCAGGGCACCCGCGTAGGTGCGCACCAGCAAGATCTTGTATTCCTCCTGCAGGCGCTTCTTCTGCTCAGGGCTGGCCTGGCGCCAGCCTGGGCCGACCGAGGACGCCGTCATGCGCTGAAAATTGACGTTGGGCATGATCTTGCTGTCGACCAGCGCAATGATGCGACTGACGTCGCCCGCCTTGATGGCCGGGTCGGCCTTGATGCTGTCGAGCACCTCGTTCGACAGCTTCAGGATCATGACATCGGCGCCTTCCTCGGCCGCCCAGGCGGGCGTCAGCGCCTGCGCCAGGAAAACAGCCGCGCCGGCACAGGCAGCCAGCAGGCGGTGGAAAACTCGTCTTTGCATGGTGTAACACTCCAGAACACTGGCCATGTGCCGGCCGGATGCCGACCCATTCCTCATCACCTTAACGCCTGCCGTCTGCAACCAGCCGACAGGGCTCACCTGGCGGGCTCCTTCTCGTCGGGCGCCTCATCTTCGATCATCGGTTCCTCCGGGGGTTCCCCGTCATAAACGAGATTGCGCCGGTGCTGCAGATAGGCATCGCGCAGGAAAGTATATTTGTCCAGCGCAGCCTCTTCAAGCAAGCCCTCCTGCTTCAGCAGGCGCGCGCGCCTGTGCACCACACGGACACCGGCCAGCGTGTTGCGCGTGGGCACATCCTCGATATAGCTCACGATGTCTCCGCGCCACTCCGCCGGCAGGGCCGCCGTGTCGCGCACCGTGGAGGGCCCCAGCAGGGGCAGCACCACATAAGGCCCGGCCCCCACGCCCCAATAGCCCAGGGTCTGCCCGAAATCCTCGTTGTGCCGCGGGATCTGCATTTCGCTGGCCACGTCCAGCACGCCGCCGATGCCGAAAAAGGTGTTGACCCAGAAACGGGTGAAGCTTTCGCCGGCCACCTGCCCCTTCAGTTGCAGGACGCCGTTGAGCGTGGTCCACGCATCTTCCAGGTTGCCGAAAAAATTGCCGACACCCTTGCGCAGCATCTCCGGCACCGACTCCTGGTAGACCGTGGCCACGGGCTTGAGCACGGCGCGGTCGAGCGTGTCGTTGAACTGGTAGACACCGCGGTTCCAGGGCTCGAGCGGGTCAGCGGGATTGGCCTGCGGACCGGTGGCGCAACCGGCCAGTAGCAGGGCCAGGGCCAGTATCAGCAGGCGCAACGGCCGCAAGTGCAAGGCTGCGGCCCCCCTCATTTCTTGGCCGCGTTCGGCCCAGCGCCCTCAGCCGACTTGTTGTAGATGAATTGGCCGATCAGGTTTTCCAGCACGATGGCGGACTGGGTGGAGGTGATCACGTCGCCGGCCACCAAGACCTTTTCCTCGGCACCGGCTTCTACACCGATGTACTGGTCACCCAGCAGGCCGCTGGTCAGGATCTTGAGCGAGCTGTCCTTGGGGAACTTGTAGCGACTCTCCAGGGCCAGGATCACCCGCGCCTGGAAGGTCTTGTCATCGAAGCTGATGGCCTCGACCCGACCGACGACCACACCGCCGCTGCGCACGGCCGACTTGGGCTTGAGGCCGCCGATATTGTCGAAGCGCGCTTCGACCCGGTAGGTGCTCTGGAAGCTCAGGCTGAGCAGATTGGCCGCCTGCAGTGCCAGGAACAGGATGGCGACGGCACCGATCAGGACAAACAGACCGACCCAGAGATCATTTCTTGAGCGTTGCACCACACTCTCCTCAAATCGTAAACATCATGGCGGTCAGGATGAAATCCAGACCCAGAACTGCCAGCGAGGCCATCACCACCGTCCGCGTGGTGGCACTCGCTACCCCTTCAGGCGTGGCCTGCGCCTCATAACCTTGCAGCAAGGCGACAAAGGTGACCGTGAAACCGAACACGATGCTCTTGACGACACCGTTGCCCACGTCCTGCCAGACATCCACACCACCCTGCATCTGGCTCCAGAAAGCGCCGGGGTCGATGCCGATCATGACCACGCCGACCAGCCAGCCCCCCATCACACCCACTGCGCTGAAGACGGCAGCCAGCAGGGGCATGGCGATCACGCCCCCCCAGAATCGCGGCGCCAGAATGCGGCGGATCGGATCCACCGCCATCATCTCCATGGCGCTCAGTTGCTCACCGGCCTTCATCAGGCCGATCTCGGCCGTCAGCGACGTGCCGGCCCGCCCGGCAAACAGCAGGGCGGCCACCACGGGGCCGAGTTCACGCACCAGGCTCAGCGCCACCATCTGGCCCAGGGCCTCGTCCGAGCCGAAGTCCACAAGGATGTAATAACCCTGCAGGCCCAGCACGAAACCGACGAACAGGCCCGAGACCACGATGATGGCCAGCGAGTGGTTGCCCAGCAGGTGCACCTGGTCACGCACCAGGCTGAAACGCTTAAAGGTGGGGCCCGCCAGCTGCAGCAGACGCAGGAAAAGCCGAGCGGCGTAACCCATGTCACCCAGCTTGCGGCGCACGGCATACCCCACGTCCGATGGTCGCCACCAGCTCATGCGGCCTCCCCGCCAAAATCCTGCTGTACCGTCGGGCCCGGGTAGTGGAAATGCACCGGCCCTTCGGCCCGGGCCTGCACGAACTGCTGTACCAACGGATCGGTGGATCGCTTCACCTCATCGGGCGTGCCCTGGGCTGCAATGCCGCCATTGGCCAGGATCACCACCTTGTCGGCAATCTGGAAGGTTTCCTCCAGATCGTGCGAGACGACGATGCTGGTGATGCCCAGGCTGTCGTTGAGCCGGCGGATGAGCTGGGCCGCCGTCCCCAGGGAGATTGGGTCCAGGCCGGCGAAGGGCTCGTCGTACATCACCAGCTCGGGGTCCAGCACGATGGCGCGTGCCAGCGCGACGCGCCGTGCCATGCCGCCGGACACCTCGCTGGGCATCAGGTCACGCGCACCGCGCAGACCGACGGCATTGAGCTTCATCAGCACGACATCACGCAGCAGCTCTTCGGTCAGATCGGTATGTTCACGCAGCGGAAAGGCGACGTTCTCCAGGACGCTGAGGTCGGCAAACAAGGCGCCGAACTGGAACAGCATGCCCATGCGACGTCGCGCCACGTAGAGCTGCTGCGGATCCATGCGCGTCACGTCCTCACCATCGAACAGCACCTCGCCCTCCTGGGCGCGGTTCTGCCCACCGATCAGGCGCAGGACGGTGGTCTTGCCGCCACCGGAGGCGCCCATCAGGGCGGTGACCTTGCCACGCGGAACGCTCAGGCTGACCTTGTCCAGAATGACACGGTCACTGTAGCCAAAGGTGACGTTACGCAGCTCGACCAGGGAGGTATCTGATGATGCAGCCATAAAAATGCAAAAGCCGGCTTGTTCCGGCTCTTGCATCATACGGCAAAGTACTGTGTCAGCGCGCCAGGGTGCTGGCCCCCATGAGGAATTCGTCAAGCGCACGCGCAGCCCGGCGACCCTCGCGCATGGCGAGCGAACAGCCCGCCATTCCTGTTGCGCCCATCGGGCGATTCGTGAAGGCCGCCTAGCGCGGAAGGCTGCTGCTACCCATCAGAAACTCATCGACGGCCCGGGCAGCCTGGCGGCCTTCCCGAATCGCCCAGACGACCAGGCTCTGGCCGCGGCGAATATCGCCGGCGGCAAAGACCTTGGGGGCGCTGGTGACATAACCACCCTGGAAGTCCGTGCTGGCCTTGGCGTTGCCACGGCCGTCCTTGCTCACGCCGAAAGCGTCCAGGACGGTCGCCACCGGGCTCACGAAACCCATGGCCAGCAGCACGAGGTCGGCCTTGTATTCCTTCTCGGTGCCGGGAATCTCGACGAACTTGCCGTCCTTGAACTCGACGTGCACGGTCTTCAGGCCCGTGACCTTGCCGTTCTTGCCGATGAATTCCTTGGTCGAGACGGCGAACTCGCGCGCGCAACCCTCTTCGTGGCTGGAACTGGTGCGCAGCTTGAGCGGCCAGTAGGGCCAGACCAGGGGCTTGTTCTCCTGCTCGGGCGGCTGCGGCATCACTTCGAACTGGGTCACACTGGCCGCGCCATGGCGGTTGCTGGTACCCACGCAGTCGGAGCCGGTGTCACCGCCGCCGATCACGATGACGTGTTTGCCCGTGGCCATGATCTGGTCCTTGACCTTGCCGCCAGCGTTGACACGGTTCTGCATGGGCAGGAACTCCATGGCGAAATGGATGCCATCGAGGTCACGTCCCGGCACCGGCAGATCGCGCGACTGCTCGGCACCGCCAGCCAACACGACGGCGTCGAAGTCCTTCTGCAGTTGTGCCGGGCTGACGGTTTCCTTGGCCCAGTTGGTCACCTTGGAATCCTTGGGCAGTTCGCCGACCATGACATTGGTCTTGAACACCACACCCTCGGCTTCCATCTGCTTCACCCGGCGGTCGATATGTGACTTGTCGAACTTGAAGTCCGGGATTCCGAAGCGCAGCAGGCCACCGATGGTGTCGTTCTTCTCGAACACGGTCACGGCGTGGCCGGCACGTGCCAGCTGT is part of the Rhodoferax sp. BAB1 genome and harbors:
- a CDS encoding lipid asymmetry maintenance protein MlaB; this encodes MLVLPSELTHKQASACLRMLVQGLPSQTGPAVVVDAASLTRFDSSALAVLLEFRRASVALGKGFEIRSLSSRLVDLARLYGVAELLLPAA
- a CDS encoding phospholipid-binding protein MlaC, with amino-acid sequence MQRRVFHRLLAACAGAAVFLAQALTPAWAAEEGADVMILKLSNEVLDSIKADPAIKAGDVSRIIALVDSKIMPNVNFQRMTASSVGPGWRQASPEQKKRLQEEYKILLVRTYAGALAQVNDMTVTAKPMRAAPDDKEVVVRTEVRGKGNPEPIQLDYRLEKTPGEGRGWKIYNLNVMGVWLVETYRSQFAQEVHAKGIDGLIASLVERNKANAKKA
- a CDS encoding VacJ family lipoprotein; protein product: MRGAAALHLRPLRLLILALALLLAGCATGPQANPADPLEPWNRGVYQFNDTLDRAVLKPVATVYQESVPEMLRKGVGNFFGNLEDAWTTLNGVLQLKGQVAGESFTRFWVNTFFGIGGVLDVASEMQIPRHNEDFGQTLGYWGVGAGPYVVLPLLGPSTVRDTAALPAEWRGDIVSYIEDVPTRNTLAGVRVVHRRARLLKQEGLLEEAALDKYTFLRDAYLQHRRNLVYDGEPPEEPMIEDEAPDEKEPAR
- the mlaD gene encoding outer membrane lipid asymmetry maintenance protein MlaD yields the protein MQRSRNDLWVGLFVLIGAVAILFLALQAANLLSLSFQSTYRVEARFDNIGGLKPKSAVRSGGVVVGRVEAISFDDKTFQARVILALESRYKFPKDSSLKILTSGLLGDQYIGVEAGAEEKVLVAGDVITSTQSAIVLENLIGQFIYNKSAEGAGPNAAKK
- the mlaE gene encoding lipid asymmetry maintenance ABC transporter permease subunit MlaE, encoding MSWWRPSDVGYAVRRKLGDMGYAARLFLRLLQLAGPTFKRFSLVRDQVHLLGNHSLAIIVVSGLFVGFVLGLQGYYILVDFGSDEALGQMVALSLVRELGPVVAALLFAGRAGTSLTAEIGLMKAGEQLSAMEMMAVDPIRRILAPRFWGGVIAMPLLAAVFSAVGVMGGWLVGVVMIGIDPGAFWSQMQGGVDVWQDVGNGVVKSIVFGFTVTFVALLQGYEAQATPEGVASATTRTVVMASLAVLGLDFILTAMMFTI
- a CDS encoding ABC transporter ATP-binding protein; this encodes MAASSDTSLVELRNVTFGYSDRVILDKVSLSVPRGKVTALMGASGGGKTTVLRLIGGQNRAQEGEVLFDGEDVTRMDPQQLYVARRRMGMLFQFGALFADLSVLENVAFPLREHTDLTEELLRDVVLMKLNAVGLRGARDLMPSEVSGGMARRVALARAIVLDPELVMYDEPFAGLDPISLGTAAQLIRRLNDSLGITSIVVSHDLEETFQIADKVVILANGGIAAQGTPDEVKRSTDPLVQQFVQARAEGPVHFHYPGPTVQQDFGGEAA
- a CDS encoding glutamate synthase subunit beta gives rise to the protein MGKVTGFMEYERIEEGYEPVAKRVKTYKEFVIGLSDEQAKVQGARCMDCGTPFCNSGCPVNNIIPDFNDLVYQGDWKNAIEVLHSTNNFPDFTGRVCPAPCEAACTLNINNDAVGIKSIEHAIIDKAWAQGWVKPQPAAVKTGKKVAVVGSGPAGMAAAQQLARAGHAVTVFEKNDTIGGLLRFGIPDFKFDKSHIDRRVKQMEAEGVVFKTNVMVGELPKDSKVTNWAKETVSPAQLQKDFDAVVLAGGAEQSRDLPVPGRDLDGIHFAMEFLPMQNRVNAGGKVKDQIMATGKHVIVIGGGDTGSDCVGTSNRHGAASVTQFEVMPQPPEQENKPLVWPYWPLKLRTSSSHEEGCAREFAVSTKEFIGKNGKVTGLKTVHVEFKDGKFVEIPGTEKEYKADLVLLAMGFVSPVATVLDAFGVSKDGRGNAKASTDFQGGYVTSAPKVFAAGDIRRGQSLVVWAIREGRQAARAVDEFLMGSSSLPR